The following proteins are encoded in a genomic region of Zea mays cultivar B73 chromosome 9, Zm-B73-REFERENCE-NAM-5.0, whole genome shotgun sequence:
- the LOC118473423 gene encoding uncharacterized protein: MTMKAQDISEANRINCAKKKAIHTTGTKSFARNREELREQDPEKKNPHRAVLYIHTHRANSSKNINAHVGDLKDLLVQQPDLADTSQGKVAWKGDALTRILGEEKPGRVHGLGLVPNPDKVLDCSKSGRLKHLNITSLDPTSSEDVVSLRVQVEKLVNHVQNLEQKTRALEQQQNQHGGSGDPLSATTNAQNASIRKRVYVEPPSQEYGMHDGDTLNYTMGEQIDDDGFQDLQSSYKRNYAAEKMNAARIREGNILRPDRVATAHKGGSGDPLSAATNAHNASKRKRVYVEPQSQEYGMHDRDTLNYTMGEQTDDDGFQDLQSSYKRNYAAEKMNAARIREGNLLRADRVATAHKAKPREFQIENRVDNKRANASKGMNKDATSKCSQQINYEVAKSVS; the protein is encoded by the exons ATGACCATGAAAGCACAG GATATAAGTGAGGCGAATAGGATAAACTGTGCTAAGAAAAAGGCAATTCATACAACTGGGACGAAGAGTTTCGCTCGAAACAGAGAAGAATTG AGAGAACAAGATCCTGAAAAGAAAAACCCTCATAGGGCTGTTTTGTATATCCATACACATCGGGCTAACAGCAGCAAGAACATTAATGCACATGTG GGTGATTTGAAGGATCTGTTAGTACAACAACCGGATTTAGCAGACACTAGTCAAGGTAAGGTTGCATGGAAAGGAGATGCACTAACCAGAATTTTAGGAGAAGAGAAGCCTGGCCGTGTCCATGGTCTGGGCCTTGTTCCAAATCCAGACAAAGTGTTAGACTGCTCTAAATCAGGTCGTCTAAAGCATCTAAATATAACATCTTTGGATCCAACGTCAAGTGAAGATGTAGTATCTCTCAGAGTCCAGGTGGAAAAACTTGTAAATCATGTCCAGAACTTGGAGCAGAAGACTAGAGCTTTGGAACAACAGCAAAACCAGCAT GGAGGTTCAGGTGATCCTTTGTCCGCAACAACAAATGCTCAAAATGCTTCGATTCGAAAA CGAGTATATGTCGAACCACCAAGTCAAGAGTACGGGATGCATGATGGTGATACACTTAATTACACAATG GGGGAGCAAATCGATGATGATGGGTTCCAAGATTTGCAATCAAGCTACAAACGGAACTACGCCGCAGAGAAG ATGAATGCAGCAAGGATTAGAGAAGGGAATATATTAAGGCCTGATAGAGTTGCTACTGCACATAAG GGAGGTTCAGGTGATCCTTTGTCCGCAGCAACAAATGCTCACAATGCTTCGAAACGAAAA CGAGTATATGTCGAACCACAAAGTCAAGAGTATGGGATGCATGATCGTGACACACTTAATTACACAATG GGGGAGCAAACTGATGATGATGGGTTCCAAGATCTGCAATCAAGCTACAAACGGAACTATGCCGCAGAGAAG ATGAATGCAGCAAGGATCAGAGAAGGGAATTTATTAAGGGCTGACAGAGTTGCTACTGCACATAAG GCCAAACCAAGAGAGTTCCAAATAGAAAATAGAGTTGACAACAAGCGTGCCAATGCATCAAAG GGTATGAACAAGGATGCAACATCTAAATGCTCACAACAAATAAACTATGAG GTTGCAAAGAGTGTCAGCTAA